The following coding sequences lie in one Rutidosis leptorrhynchoides isolate AG116_Rl617_1_P2 chromosome 4, CSIRO_AGI_Rlap_v1, whole genome shotgun sequence genomic window:
- the LOC139844366 gene encoding uncharacterized protein codes for MNSSNSNSTYGFRDSNETGSANLGFNSPRVAGSRVPVGTLGSNLSRPRLMKMRKQGSYNSRSTGRSGTRGAEDVGFNPFRSSSESVLGSLSNVNVSNRKFTFGAGSGSSSSNDASSSLGDPSVVLDDLQKMHIDSDNAVFKFKAFGSDNDKRFNESMVDQLPKEVNRLNIGDSCSTNSRTDYRFMNPFRSNVDSELQNEMRKMNLGKANVESFVFGRNSKSDEHLVGKSEFVSRGKEHNEENNKADLISDRMGKMKVGGDRDESFKSFVFGSNSQSGGDGFLGRSEPANLVKADLISDKMRELKVGGSVDDTNPLFSGRDEGNVKFTFSSKLDNTIGAQNVEFKTPEIKSNFLFGAKNMPESRLKKKKGKVRKPVIGQPQPKHDFVFGQRSTLENPESYESYSPMDVSPYNEILADNYSRGTSVTSDDATSQMKDQISVSSESHVINSNNTTDEDLLVATRRLNVNDADVTSEVSEVETFKSAKENIEYSSDSFATALDSELSSTATSGSREKTSTPVFKFSSKLEDMSNDNFTFAASVSGQGQLSPETRQNKKKHRLKTGQDSYGSTSDAKNSYASSSSSSILSSVRTQKVDKSTISGKNEDNHKPINELQSKHGTLSTASVSIAAEETCEKWRLRGNQAYGNGDFAKAEDYYTQGLNSVSETEPSKGCLRALMLCYSNRAATRISLGRMKEALKDCLMAAAIDPSFLKVQVRAAHCYLAIGEVENATLQYMKCLQSGNDVCMDRKLLVEASEGLEKARKLTECIKQYNELSRRTPEDLEFALKVVEDALQLSSYSEQLLRMKADILLMLQRYDHVIQMCEQTLSSAETDTPKSSSSWRSNMIVKSYFYLGKLEEANEFIKKQENSGYITERLESMSLDSIIPLADTIRELLTRKAAGNEAYKAGKYADAVEHYTSALSCSVESRPFAAICYCNRAAAYRGLGQVVDAIADCSLSIALDPTYHKAISRRASLYEMIRDYGLAAIDLRRLVSLLTTSQMDEKGFLAGASGVNELIRKTQLWLNNIEEESRKEIPLNMYLILGVESTAAASEIKKAYRKAALKHHPDKAARSVSRSENGDDGLLWKEIAENVYKDADRLFKMIGEAYAILSNSSKRSQYDMDEEMRNEVNKYNSRSSSGRMATNVQSPFFERSASRRWQEKASSSFRYTTRYS; via the exons ATGAACTCATCGAATTCGAATTCAACTTATGGTTTTCGTGATTCGAATGAAACGGGTAGTGCAAATTTAGGGTTTAATTCACCACGTGTAGCGGGTTCTAGGGTTCCGGTGGGAACTTTAGGATCAAATCTTTCACGGCCACGGTTGATGAAGATGAGAAAACAAGGTTCGTATAATTCTAGGTCTACTGGGAGGTCCGGTACCCGAGGTGCAGAAGATGTAGGGTTTAATCCGTTTCGGAGTTCGTCTGAATCGGTATTGGGGAGTTTGAGTAATGTGAATGTTTCGAATAGGAAGTTTACCTTTGGTGCGggtagtggtagtagtagtagtaatgacGCGAGTTCGAGTTTGGGAGATCCTAGTGTGGTTCTTGATGATTTGCAGAAAATGCATATTGATAGTGATAATGCTGTGTTTAAGTTTAAGGCGTTTGGAAGTGATAATGATAAGAGGTTTAATGAATCAATGGTCGATCAGTTACCTAAGGAAGTGAATAGATTGAATATTGGAGATTCGTGTAGTACTAATAGTCGAACGGATTATCGGTTTATGAATCCATTTCGTAGCAATGTGGATTCAGAGCTACAAAACGAGATGCGTAAAATGAAcctgggcaaggcgaatgtagaAAGCTTTGTATTTGGGAGGAATAGTAAGAGTGATGAACATTTGGTGGGAAAATCAGAGTTTGTTAGCCGTGGTAAggagcataatgaagaaaataacaaGGCTGATTTGATATCTGATAGGATGGGGAAGATGAAAGTAGGTGGTGATCGAGatgaaagttttaaaagttttgtaTTTGGGTCAAATAGTCAAAGTGGTGGTGATGGTTTTTTAGGAAGATCAGAGCCTGCGAATCTTGTTAAGGCTGATTTGATATCAGATAAAATGCGTGAGTTGAAAGTAGGTGGATCCGTTGATGATACAAATCCTTTGTTTAGTGGAAGAGATGAAGGAAATGTCAAATTTACCTTTTCTAGTAAATTGGATAATACTATTGGGGCTCAAAATGTGGAATTTAAAACACCTGAGATAAAAAGTAACTTTCTTTTTGGTGCTAAAAACATGCCCGAATCGAGGTTAAAGAAAAAGAAAGGAAAGGTTAGGAAGCCTGTTATTGGTCAACCACAGCCTAAACATGACTTTGTGTTCGGTCAAAGAAGTACACTTGAAAATCCCGAAAGTTATGAATCGTACTCGCCAATGGATGTTTCTCCATATAATGAAATTTTAGCTGATAATTATTCTAGAGGTACATCTGTGACATCAGATGATGCTACTTCACAAATGAAAGATCAAATTAGTGTGTCAAGTGAATCACATGTAATAAATTCAAATAATACAACGGATGAAGATTTGCTTGTTGCCACACGACGTTTAAATGTTAATGATGCTGATGTCACAAGTGAAGTTTCTGAGGTGGAAACTTTTAAATCTGCAAAAGAGAACATTGAGTACAGTAGTGATTCTTTTGCTACAGCTTTGGATTCTGAATTGAGTTCCACTGCAACATCTGGAAGTCGAGAAAAAACGAGCACTCCGGTATTTAAATTTAGTTCCAAATTAGAAGATATGAGTAATGATAACTTCACTTTTGCTGCGTCTGTATCTGGTCAAGGTCAACTCTCCCCTGAAACACGTCAGAATAAAAAGAAACATAGGCTAAAGACTGGTCAAGATTCGTATGGGTCAACATCTGATGCTAAAAACTCTTatgcatcatcttcttcttcttcgattttgtctTCTGTGAGGACCCAAAAAGTTGATAAGTCTACGATATCAGGTAAAAATGAGGATAATCATAAGCCGATAAATGAACTACAGTCAAAGCATGGAACTTTATCAACTGCATCAGTCAGCATTGCTGCAGAGGAAACCTGCGAGAAATGGCGATTGAG GGGAAACCAAGCTTATGGAAATGGGGATTTTGCTAAAGCAGAGGATTATTACACCCAGGGGTTAAACTCTGTTTCTGAAACCGAACCATCCAAAGGCTGTCTAAGGGCTTTAATGTTATGCTATAGCAACCGTGCTGCAACAAGAATCTCTCTTGGAAGAATGAAAGAAGCTTTAAAAGATTGTTTGATGGCTGCAGCAATAGATCCCAGTTTTCTCAAGGTTCAAGTTCGTGCTGCTCa TTGCTACCTTGCTATTGGAGAAGTTGAAAATGCAACTCTTCAGTATATGAAGTGCTTGCAGTCGGGGAATGATGTCTGCATGGACAGAAAATTGTTAGTAGAGGCCTCTGAGGGTCTAGAAAAGGCGCGG AAATTGACAGAGTGCATTAAGCAATATAATGAACTTTCACGAAGAACACCTGAGGACTTAGAATTTGCGTTAAAAGTTGTTGAAGACGCTCTGCAGTTAAGCAGTTACTCAGAGCAATTGCTTCGAATGAAAGCAGATATCCTATTAATG TTACAGCGGTATGATCACGTTATACAGATGTGTGAGCAGACTCTGAGTTCTGCCGAGACAGACACACCGAAAAGCTCCAGCTCATGGAGATCGAACATGATTGTTAAATCCTATTTTTATTTAGGGAAATTAGAAGAAGCTAATGAATTTATAAAAAAACAAGAGAATTCTGGGTATATTACAGAAAG GCTAGAAAGCATGAGTTTGGACTCGATCATACCTTTAGCTGACACAATACGTGAGCTTTTAACTAGAAAG GCGGCGGGAAATGAAGCATATAAAGCCGGAAAGTATGCAGATGCAGTTGAACATTACACATCTGCGTTATCATGCAGCGTTGAATCACGCCCATTTGCAGCAATATGTTATTGTAACCGTGCTGCAGCTTACAGAGGTTTGGGTCAAGTTGTAGATGCAATTGCAGATTGCAGCTTATCTATAGCTCTTGATCCAACCTATCACAAG GCAATATCTAGACGTGCGAGCTTATATGAAATGATTAGAGACTATGGACTAGCGGCTATCGATCTTCGAAGATTGGTATCTCTTTTGACAACATCACAAATGGATGAAAAGGGCTTTCTTGCTGGAGCAAGTGGTGTAAATGAGCTAATAAGGAAAACTCAGCTCTGGCTTAATAACATTGAAGAGGAATCTAGAAAAGAAATTCCCTTAAATATGTATCTCATTTT GGGTGTTGAATCAACTGCTGCTGCATCAGAGATTAAGAAGGCGTATCGAAAAGCTGCACTGAAACATCATCCTGATAAG GCGGCCCGATCAGTGAGCAGAAGTGAAAATGGAGATGATGGATTATTGTGGAAGGAAATAgctgaaaatgtatacaaagatgCGGATAGGCTTTTTAAAATGATTGGAGAGGCTTATGCTATTCTTTCAAACTCTTCCAAG AGGTCACAATACGACATGGATGAAGAGATGAGAAATGAAGTGAACAAATATAATAGTAGAAGCAGCTCAGGAAGAATGGCTACAAATGTTCAAAGCCCTTTTTTTGAGCGAAGTGCAAGCAGACGATGGCAAGAAAAGGCCAGCTCGTCATTTAGATATACAACAAGGTATTCTTGA